From a region of the Triticum aestivum cultivar Chinese Spring chromosome 7D, IWGSC CS RefSeq v2.1, whole genome shotgun sequence genome:
- the LOC123165847 gene encoding uncharacterized protein: MVSAIFGPRSSNLNQNVLIKLKAVYTLVEQLYTGSQHALAVVALSNEVPTHLADVLRRLAVLPQRFQELRRASARAGAIAALSRAKAFLPELDPADIALGYPSLKEDGTPFDHNKLALNYIFEITITAYLRAFKYTSGLYNPNNEVENSGSPALIMLIMCHQHY, translated from the exons atggtctctgcaatctttg gccccaggagctccaaTCTTAATCAAAATGTGTTGATCaaattgaaggcggtttataccttggtagagcaactttacaccgggtcacagcatgccttagccgttgtggctctgtcaaatgaagttcccactcacctggcagatgtactcaggcggcttgccgtacttcctcaacgcttccaagagttgagacgggcttctgcaagagccggagctatagccgctctgagccgggccaaggcgtttctaccggagctagacccggccgacatcgcccttggataccccagcttgaaggaagacggcaccccctttgaccataataaactggccctcaattatatcttcgagataaccataacagcatacctgcgagccttcaaatatacttccggtttatataacccgaataatgaggttgagaactccggCTCACCAGCACTTATAATGCTTATTATGTGCcatcaacattattaa